Proteins from a single region of Candidatus Eisenbacteria bacterium:
- a CDS encoding ribose-phosphate pyrophosphokinase: MKDEIKLFAGTSNPALARAISDAVGVPLGQAEVGRFSDGEVLVEITENVRGGDVFVIQSTCTPTNDNLMELLLMLDAFKRASAKRLTAVIPYYGYGRQDRKVAPRVPISAKLVADLITTAGASRVLTVDLHAGQIQGFFNIPVDNVYANPVLLQYLRERLGDRHVTVVSPDAGGVERARAFAKRLDANLAVIDKRRSRPGVVADMQIIGDVDARAAVLVDDMVDTAGTLCAAAEAVRRAGAPAVLACATHAVLSGPAIARIEASGIDELVVTDTIPLSEAARRVAKIHVLPVAPLLGEAIRRIHDEASISSLFV, encoded by the coding sequence GTGAAAGACGAGATCAAACTTTTCGCAGGAACATCGAATCCGGCACTGGCGCGAGCGATCAGTGACGCGGTCGGCGTTCCGTTGGGACAAGCGGAGGTTGGTCGGTTCAGCGACGGCGAGGTGCTGGTCGAGATCACGGAAAACGTCCGCGGCGGCGATGTCTTCGTGATCCAATCGACGTGCACCCCGACCAACGACAACCTGATGGAGCTCCTGTTGATGCTCGACGCCTTCAAGCGAGCCTCGGCAAAGCGACTGACGGCGGTCATCCCGTACTACGGCTACGGCCGGCAGGACCGGAAGGTCGCGCCGCGGGTCCCGATCAGCGCGAAGCTCGTGGCCGATCTCATTACCACCGCCGGCGCATCGCGCGTCCTCACGGTCGACCTGCATGCGGGTCAGATCCAGGGCTTCTTCAACATCCCCGTCGACAACGTCTACGCGAATCCGGTCCTGCTCCAGTACCTTCGGGAGCGGCTCGGCGACCGCCACGTGACGGTGGTGTCACCCGACGCGGGCGGCGTGGAGCGCGCACGCGCCTTCGCGAAGCGCCTCGACGCCAACCTGGCAGTCATCGACAAGCGACGGTCGCGGCCCGGAGTGGTGGCCGACATGCAAATCATCGGCGACGTCGACGCACGCGCGGCGGTACTCGTCGACGACATGGTCGACACCGCCGGGACGCTCTGCGCGGCGGCCGAGGCGGTGCGGCGCGCGGGCGCGCCCGCGGTCCTCGCGTGTGCGACGCACGCCGTCCTCTCCGGACCTGCGATCGCCCGCATCGAGGCGTCCGGCATCGACGAGCTCGTGGTGACCGACACCATCCCGCTCTCGGAAGCCGCGCGCCGGGTCGCAAAGATCCACGTGCTCCCGGTGGCACCCCTCTTGGGCGAAGCCATCCGGCGCATACACGACGAAGCATCGATCAGCTCCCTATTCGTGTGA
- a CDS encoding peptidylprolyl isomerase yields MLAVGFFLVACGSDEGKGNAVVVISTSLGDIKVELFEEKAPMTVKNFLDYARAGYYDGTIFHRVIPNFMIQGGGFDAQMREKHEGERPPIKNESTNGLKNEAGTLAMARTSDPDSATAQFFINVRNNDFLNRDRAQDGVGYAVFGKVIEGMDVVKKIEQGKTGARGMHRDVPTTPVVIQSVQVVGG; encoded by the coding sequence ATGCTTGCCGTCGGGTTCTTTCTCGTGGCCTGTGGGAGCGACGAGGGAAAGGGGAATGCCGTGGTAGTGATTTCGACGAGCCTGGGAGACATCAAGGTCGAGCTCTTCGAGGAGAAGGCGCCCATGACCGTCAAGAACTTCCTCGACTACGCGCGTGCCGGCTACTACGACGGCACCATCTTCCATCGTGTCATCCCGAATTTCATGATCCAGGGTGGTGGATTCGACGCGCAGATGCGCGAGAAGCACGAGGGCGAGCGCCCCCCGATCAAGAACGAATCGACCAACGGCCTGAAGAACGAGGCGGGAACGCTCGCGATGGCGCGGACGTCCGACCCCGACAGCGCGACGGCCCAGTTCTTCATCAACGTGCGAAACAACGACTTCCTGAACCGCGATCGCGCCCAGGACGGCGTGGGCTATGCCGTGTTCGGGAAGGTGATCGAAGGGATGGACGTGGTGAAGAAGATCGAGCAGGGCAAAACGGGCGCGCGCGGCATGCACCGCGACGTTCCGACGACGCCGGTCGTGATCCAGTCGGTCCAGGTCGTCGGCGGCTAG